GATGGCAGCGCTTATTTTTCATCCAGAAGCTAAAACTGAACTGCGAGATGCGGCGGGATATTATGAGAATAGCCGTGTGGGGTTAGGTATGTTGTTTCTTGATGCGGTTGAATCTGCTCTCGAACATATACGAGCGAATCCACTGAGCTGGAGGGTGATTCGCGGTAATGTACGACGCTGCCTGGTTCGGCGATTTCCCTACGGCGTGATTTATTTTGTGGAAAATGATCGGATATTCATACTTGCGATTATGCATCTTCACCGCAAACCCGACTATTGGCAAAACCGAATACAAGATGTTTCCTGATTCAGTTATTTGTGTTTGATCAGCGCAATCAACCTCAAACCTCGAAAGAAGGGCAACATGAGTCAAAAAAGCTATAACCTCCTGCAAGGCAAAAAGGGCATCATCTTCGGACCGCTGGATGACAAGAGCATTGCGTGGCACATCGCGCTGGCGGCCTACCGCGAAGGCGCGCGTTTCGCGCTGTCGAACGTCAAAGTGGCGTTTCG
This portion of the Cytophagia bacterium CHB2 genome encodes:
- a CDS encoding type II toxin-antitoxin system RelE/ParE family toxin, which encodes MAALIFHPEAKTELRDAAGYYENSRVGLGMLFLDAVESALEHIRANPLSWRVIRGNVRRCLVRRFPYGVIYFVENDRIFILAIMHLHRKPDYWQNRIQDVS